One part of the Lycium ferocissimum isolate CSIRO_LF1 chromosome 8, AGI_CSIRO_Lferr_CH_V1, whole genome shotgun sequence genome encodes these proteins:
- the LOC132068636 gene encoding cationic peroxidase 1-like translates to MAKISFAVLLIIVSFVFGMSSAQLTSNFYSSSCPNVLSVIKTAVDSAISKESRMGASLLRLHFHDCFVNGCDASVLLDDTSSFTGEKTANPNSGSVRGFDVIDTIKTQVESSCAGVVSCADILAVAARDSVVKLGGPSWTVLLGRRDSTTASLSTANSDIPAPTLNLSGLITSFSNKGFNSREMVALSGSHTLGQARCTTFRDRLYNETNINTSFATSLKSNCPQSGSDNNISPLDITSPTTFDIAYYKNLRIQRGLLHSDQQLFNGGSTDSIVTTYSTNSATFFTDFANAMVKMGNLSPLTGTNGQIRKNCRKTN, encoded by the exons ATGGCTAAGATATCATTTGCAGTACTACTAATTATAGTCTCATTTGTTTTTGGAATGAGCTCTGCTCAATTGACTTCCAATTTCTACTCTTCTTCATGTCCAAATGTCCTCTCAGTTATTAAAACAGCTGTGGATTCTGCTATCTCTAAAGAGTCTCGAATGGGGGCTTCTTTGCTTCGTCTTCATTTCCACGATTGCTTTGTTAAT GGTTGTGATGCATCTGTGCTATTAGATGATACGTCAAGTTTCACCGGCGAGAAGACTGCTAATCCGAATAGTGGATCAGTAAGGGGATTTGATGTGATTGATACTATCAAAACTCAAGTGGAGTCATCGTGCGCTGGAGTTGTATCTTGTGCAGACATTTTAGCTGTTGCAGCCAGAGACTCTGTTGTTAAA CTTGGTGGACCTAGTTGGACTGTTCTACTCGGCAGAAGGGACTCAACAACTGCGAGTTTGAGTACAGCGAACAGCGACATTCCTGCACCAACTTTGAACCTAAGTGGCCTTATTACTTCCTTCTCTAACAAAGGTTTCAATTCCAGGGAAATGGTGGCTCTTTCAG GTTCTCACACACTAGGCCAAGCAAGGTGTACTACTTTTCGTGACCGTCTATACAATGAAACCaacataaatacatcattcgCGACATCGCTTAAAtcaaattgtccacaaagtggaAGTGACAACAACATCTCTCCACTAGACATTACAAGCCCAACCACATTTGACATTGCTTACTACAAGAATTTGCGAATTCAAAGGGGTCTTCTTCATTCTGACCAACAACTCTTTAATGGAGGCTCAACGGACTCTATAGTTACCACTTATAGCACCAATTCAGCCACTTTCTTCACTGATTTCGCGAATGCCATGGTTAAAATGGGTAATCTTAGCCCACTTACTGGCACCAACGGACAAATCCGCAAAAATTGCAGGAAAACCAATTAA